From Nocardioides faecalis:
CTGCGGGTCGCCGCCGCCGGGCAGGGGCAGCGAGCTGGCGCGGCTGTCCCCGGCGTTGGCGAGCACCACCGCGACGTACGGCAGGAAGATCGCCCCGGCGATCAGCCACGGCCACACCCAGCTCAGCCCGGCAGCGCCGGTCACGGCGGCACCGATGAAGCAGACGGTGCGGATCGACATCGCGATCGCGTAGTTGCGCTGCCGCTTGGACATCTCATCGGCGCGGCTGGTGCCCGCGGTCGTGATCCGGACGACGTCACCGTGGACCGGGCGGCTCGTGCGGGCGGACCGCGGGGAGGACATGGCACCAGCCTACGCCGACCGCAGTAGGGTGCTGGCATGTCCAACCGCACCTATCGCGTCACCGAGATCGTCGGCACCTCCCCGGAGGGCATCGACCAGGCGATCCGCAACGGGGTCTCCCGTGCCAGCCAGACCCTGCGCCACCTCGACTGGTTCGAGGTCCAGCAGGTCCGCGGCCAGATCAAGGACGGTCAGGTCGAGCACTTCCAGGTCTCGATCAAGGTCGGCTTCCGCCTCGAGGACGACGAGTAGGGGAGCAGGCCCACCACGCAGCAGCCCGGATCCGTCCCGGCGGCGCCTTTGTCGGAGTCCTACAAGCGAATCCGGGGAACTTGGTGCCTGCCGTGACGGTGCCGGCGGCCGCCGGACCACTAGCGTCCCGGATGTGAACCCACCACGTTCGGTCCTCATCACCGGAGGCAACCGCGGCATCGGCCGCGCCATCGCCGAGGCGTTCCTCGCCGAGGGCGACCACGTCGCCGTCACCACCCGCAGCGGAGGCGTCCCGACGGGCGCGCTGGAGCTCAAGGCGGACGTCACCGACCCCGTCGCGCTCGACGCCGCCTTCGCCGCCGCGGAGGAGGCGCACGGACCGGTGGAGGTCCTGGTCGCCAACGCCGGGATCACCGCCGACACCCTGCTGCTGCGGATGTCCGACGACGACTGGTCCTCGGTCATCGACACCAACCTGACCGGCTCGTTCCGGCTCGCCCGGCGTGCGGCGAAGTCGATGATGCGTCAGCGCCGCGGCCGGATCATCTTCATCTCCAGCGTGGTCGGCATGCTCGGCTCACCCGGCCAGGTCAACTACGCCGCGTCCAAGGCCGGTCTGGTCGGCATGGCGCGGTCGCTGGCCCGCGAGCTCGGACCGCGCTCGATCACCGCCAACGTCGTGGCGCCCGGCTACGTCGAGACCGACATGACCGCGGTGCTCACCGACGAGCAGAAGGCAGGCATCAAGAGCCAGGTGCCGCTCGGCCGCTACGCCGACCCGGCGGAGGTCGCCGGCGCGGTGGTGTGGCTGGCGAGCCCGGCATCGGCATACGTGACCGGGGCGATCATCCCGGTCGACGGCGGACTCGGAATGGGGCACTGAGCAATGGGAATTCTCGACGGCAAGAACATCCTGGTCGCGGGCGTCACGCTCGACACCTCGATCGGCTTCGCGGTGGCGAAGTTCGCCCAGGAGCAGGGCGCCACCGTGCTCATCTCCAACTTCGGCCAGGCGCTGCGGATCACCCGGCGCATCGCCAAGCGGCTGCCCACGCTGCCGCCCGTCCTCGAGCTCGACGTCACCGACGCCGAGCACCTCGCCGCCCTGCCCGACGCGATCCGCGCCGAGCTCGGTGAGGACGCCGTGTTGCACGGCGTGGTGCACTCCATCGCCTACGGCAACCCCGAGACGCTGCTCGGCGGCAAGTTCCTCACCGGTCCGTGGGCGGACGTGGCGCAGGCGGTGCAGGTCTCGGCGTACTCCCTCAAGGACCTCGCGGTGGCCTGCCGGCCGCTGATGAGCGACGGCGGCTCGGTGGTCGGCCTCACCTTCGACGCCACCATCGCCTGGCCCGTCTACGACTGGATGGGCGTGGCCAAGGCCGCGTTGGAGTCCACCTCCCGCTACCTGGCGCGCGACCTCGGGCCCGACGGGATCCGGGTCAACCTGGTCTCCGCCGGCCCGCTGCGCACGCTGGCGGCCAAGGCCATCCCCGGGTTCGAGGAGCTCGAGTCGATGTGGAGCACCAAGGCCCCGCTCGGCTGGGACAACACCGACCAGGAGCCGACCGCGCGTGCGGTGTGCGCCCTGCTCTCGGACCTGTTCCCGGCGACCACCGGCGAGATCGTGCACGTCGACGGCGGCTTCCACGCGATGGGCGCCTGACGCCGCACTGCTGTCGGCACTGGCTGTCGGCACTGGCTGTCCGTTCCGGCCCTCCCGCTGTCGCGCTTCGGTGTGACGGATGTCAAACTGCAGTCGTCGAGTCGACTTCGGCCTTGGGGAGGGCCGGGACGGGGGAGCCATGAGCAGGACGTACGCCGTCATCGGTGCCGGCCCGAGCGGTCTCGCGGTAGCGCGGGCACTGCAGGCCGCGGGCATCGCGTTCCGCGGGTTCGAGGCCGGGCCGGGGGTGGGCGGCCTGTGGGACATCGAGAACCCGCGGAGCACCATGTACGACTCCGCGCACCTGATCTCCTCACGCACCACGACCGAGTTCGCCGAGTTCCCGATGCAGGTGGACGCGGACTACCCCGGGCACCGCGCGCTGAAGCAGTACTTCTGCGACTACGCGGCCCGGTTCGGGCTCGCCGAGCACTTCGCGTTCT
This genomic window contains:
- a CDS encoding dodecin; translation: MSNRTYRVTEIVGTSPEGIDQAIRNGVSRASQTLRHLDWFEVQQVRGQIKDGQVEHFQVSIKVGFRLEDDE
- the fabI gene encoding enoyl-ACP reductase FabI, with translation MGILDGKNILVAGVTLDTSIGFAVAKFAQEQGATVLISNFGQALRITRRIAKRLPTLPPVLELDVTDAEHLAALPDAIRAELGEDAVLHGVVHSIAYGNPETLLGGKFLTGPWADVAQAVQVSAYSLKDLAVACRPLMSDGGSVVGLTFDATIAWPVYDWMGVAKAALESTSRYLARDLGPDGIRVNLVSAGPLRTLAAKAIPGFEELESMWSTKAPLGWDNTDQEPTARAVCALLSDLFPATTGEIVHVDGGFHAMGA
- the fabG gene encoding 3-oxoacyl-ACP reductase FabG; translation: MNPPRSVLITGGNRGIGRAIAEAFLAEGDHVAVTTRSGGVPTGALELKADVTDPVALDAAFAAAEEAHGPVEVLVANAGITADTLLLRMSDDDWSSVIDTNLTGSFRLARRAAKSMMRQRRGRIIFISSVVGMLGSPGQVNYAASKAGLVGMARSLARELGPRSITANVVAPGYVETDMTAVLTDEQKAGIKSQVPLGRYADPAEVAGAVVWLASPASAYVTGAIIPVDGGLGMGH
- a CDS encoding DUF3099 domain-containing protein, which codes for MSSPRSARTSRPVHGDVVRITTAGTSRADEMSKRQRNYAIAMSIRTVCFIGAAVTGAAGLSWVWPWLIAGAIFLPYVAVVLANAGDSRASSLPLPGGGDPQRQLESTPREL